The segment TTAATGGGAAATGACGTCAAGTCTTCATATTGATTTTGATAGATGATGATTTTTCTATAGTTCAAGTTATGGTTTTTAAAAAGTGTTGTAGAAAAATCGTAAGAACTATCGCTGGTAGGAATAAGATAAAGAAGTTGCTGATTTTCCTCTTTTTTGAAAATCGGAATAAGATCGTTTAAAGAGGAATTTCCCCAGAAAATTTTTCTTTTACGAAAGGGGATGTATTTCTGTAAATATACTGCTATTTTTTCACTAGAACAGAAGTACTTTGTATCATCTCTGATTTCCAGTCTTAAGTCTCGTAGAAGTTGAAAATAATAATCAATTACATTCTTACTTGTAAAAACCAATGCATTAAAATCTGCTAGATTACATTTATTTTTTTGACGGAATTCTAATGAATTCAAAGGAACTACGCGGAAGAATTTTTTAAATACCACTTCCACATTATATTTGGATGCTATATCAACGTATGGGTTTTTTTCACTTTCTGCTGGAGGGGGCTGAGTTATTAAAATTTTTTTTACCTTCATCAGTTCGGCATTTAAATTACCCCTATCAATTTATACATCACTGAAAGGGGCAATATTTCTACGGTGCAAAAATACAAAAAAAACATTAACTGCCCGTATTTTTTCTCCTGCATCCCTAATTTAAAAGAGTAATACCAACGCAACAATATTAAAAAAACTATCAAAAACAATAAGATAAAACGCATGTAATGAGTCAATATACCTACAAAAGCAAGAGGAAATATCGTTGCAAAAAGGGTTCCCATCCAAAGTAAAAACTCTATATCATATTTCAAATATTTTATACTCATATCCACATTCTCCATTAAAAACCCAATTCCACCAATAAAGAGCCATCTGATGATAAAATACGCACCAATGCTCAAAAACGCTTGAGAAAACAAAAGAAAGTCATTTGCAGAAAGTTCAAAATTTGTAAAAATGAAAAAAAACAGAGATAAAACAAACATAGCATTCAGAACCGAAAAAAACTGAAACAACGAAAATCTCAAATCTGTAAGAGAACAATAATTTTTAAGAAATTTACTGAGTGATAAAGCTCCAGGGGGCAAATACAACATGATAAGTATCGAAACAAAAGCAGGTAGAAATATTATGTCATTTAAAAAAATCATCTGTTCACTAAATGCATTTGCAGATGAATGAGAAATGAAAGAAACCGATTGAAAAAGTGAATTGTTAGTACAACTATCAACCCGAATAAAATCAATATTCCAATTGTAAAAAGAAAACAAATGTTGATCCTTATCAAGGTTTAACAACGTATCGGGACTGAAAAAGAAAAAATTATTTTGGTAAATACTTTGAAAGTTGTTCGCGTACATAATTAAACAACATTAGTGGAGTAAAAGTCCTCCATTCTAGTTCGATGAATTCATTCAAAACAAAAAGAAAATAATCAAGGTGAATTTTTTTCATCTCCATTAATACATGTGGCCGAAAACCAATAGCTACAATCCATCCATCTTCAATATCTTCTTTCCATTCCTGATAATAAGAATCATCAGAGTAGTGAAAATTTAATACATTTTCCCCTATGAGAATAAAGTATTTAATACAGTTGGAGATAAAAACATCAATGACGTTTCGTTTAAGTAGCATAATATCGTTGTAAAGGCAATCATTCCACTCCCCTAGCAATTCCATAATAATGACATGATGGGTGTAGTCAGCATAAAGAACTTTAACATATAAAGTTTGAGAACCGAAGTCGTCCCAATAAGGGTGTATGTAGTAATTGTAAATGGTATGCCTTAGACTAAATTCTTCATAGTGAATTCCATAAAAAGGACTTAATACATCAATTTCACTTTGATAATATTTTCTCCATGCATAAAAGGGTTCAATGCTATACATAATTAACCGTGTTCGGCAATTAACCTCAGTTTGTCTGGGTCAACAATTTCAATTTCTTTTCCACTGATTTTAATAATATTTTCGTTCTTAAACTCACTTAAAATTCGTATTACATTTTCCGTGGTCATTCCGATTAATTCAGCTATTTCTCGTCGAGATATAGGTACCTCAAAAGCTCTTGACTGATAAATTTTTTCACTAAACTCAAGCAAAATTAAAGCTATACGACCTCTAAGATTACGACTATTAAAAGTTAAAAATCTTTCAATCAAAACGTCGGACGTTTTATTTACTTTTCTCAAAAAAGCAAGAGTGAAATCCGGATACGTTATCAGTAACTGTTGTATTTCTTCCATGGGGAAAATGCAAACTTCGCATTCCTCTATAGCTGTCATAGAATAATTATAGGTGTTCCTATGAAAAATGGACAAAAGACTTATATAATCGTGTGGACGTGCCAAAATCAAAATATAATTTTTCTGATTGTCCAATAGCTTCGAAAGCTTGATGAGCCCTTTTTTCAAATAAAAAAAATACTCAATGGGATCATTTTCACTGATAATGATTTCTCCTTTTTGAAAAACTTTCTCCTGTTTCAGGCGACACATTCTATCATTTACCTCTGGAGGTAAATTGGAAATTACTATACTTCGTAGAATGCATTCATCACATTTACATTTATCGTTATTTAAATGTATCTCTTGAGGTTGAAATTTTTCCATAGAATATGATTTTTGTCATTTTTAAAATCTTGCTTTCACAGCTTTTAAATTGTACGTTTGCAAAAATAAAAAGATAAAAAGAATTTATGAAGAGAATATTAATTTTGGGAGCCGGTACAGGTGGGACAATGATGGCAAACAAACTTCGTCGTGCCTTGGATAAAAATGAATGGGATATTACCATCGTAGACAAAAATAAATCCCACTATTATCAACCTGGTTTTCTGTTTATACCTTTTGGTATCTATAAAAAAGAAGATGTGGTCAAACCAAAAGCAGATTTTATTCCTCCTGGTGTCAACTTGATTTTCGAAGAAACTGAATTAATTAAACCAGAACAAAATCAGGTTATTTTAAAAGATGGAACGGTACTTCGATATGATTTTCTTATCATTGCAACAGGGACTCAGATACGACCTGACCAAACTCAAGGATTAATTGGACCACTTTGGCATAGAGAAATTTTCGATTTTTATACCATCGAAGGAGCTTTAGGTTTACACAAGTTTCTTTCTTCCTGGCAGGGGGGAAATTTAGTGATGGCTATTGCAGATGTTCCCTTTAAGTGTCCAGTAGCCCCTCTTGAATTTGTCTTTCTGGCCGATGAATATTTTACCAAAAAAGGTATCCGAAATCGCGTCAATATTACCTTAGTGACACCTATGCCGGGTGCTTTCACAAAGCCACGAGCTCAACGGATGCTTTCTGGTTTGATGGAAGAAAAAAACATTCATATCGTGCCTGATTTTTACATTGAAACCATCGATCATGACAAAAAAGTCATTCAAAGTTATAGTAACCAAGAAATACCCTTCGATGCTCTTGCTATTGTTCCAGTAAACATGGGAGATGAAGTTATAGCTAGAAGTGGTATGGGCGACGATTTAAATTACGTACCCACAAATAAATACACCCTACAATCTATTAAATACTCAAACGTTTTTGTCCTTGGTGATGCAGCTGATCTTCCTACCAGTAAAGCAGGATCGGTAGTACACTTTTCTGGTGAAATTCTTTATGAAAACATCTTAAGTGCAATTGAAGACAGACCTCTTATGGCAAAATTTGACGGACACGCTAATTGCTACATTGAAACCGGATTCGGAAAAGGTTCCCTTATCGACTTCAATTATGAAACAGAACCCCTACCTGGCACTTTTCCCCTCCCTGGCATTGGTCCATTCGGACTTCTCAAAAACACCCGTTTTAACCACTATGGCAAAATACTTTTCCGCTGGATGTATTGGCACATTATCATCAAAGGTCACGAAATGCCCATCGAGCCTCTTATGACTATGGCTGGGAAATGCAAAACCTGTTAAAACACCTTGGTATGGAAAAAATCATCATAAATTCCGATATCAACACCCTAAATGAAAAACTTGATAAAATCCTTGACTATTTACAAGAACAAAAACAAAGACGTCAGTTTTGGGAAGACTTATTTGAAGATGGGTATAGGGTTGGAAATGAAATCTTTAAAGCAAGTGTTGAAGAACTAGACAAACACAATCTTGAAATTGATCCAGAGGAAGTAAAGCTATTGTTTTTACGGTTCCTGAAAAACATTCAAACCTTTAATGAAATGTTGGAAACACTTCGTTCTTTAAATGATTTGAGAAAAGACCTTGGAACGGTTATCAATGAAGTAATTAAAGATCTGACTTACAAATTAGCCGAACTTGAAGAAAAAGGTGTTTTTGCACGGCTTCAAAATATACTTTCTTATTTTCAAGAACCACAAATGTTGGAAGCCATAGAAAGGTTCACCTTTGCTTTATCCAGAGCAAAATTCCCCGAAGAAAATACCAAATTATCTCTTTTCAAGCTTATAAGAGAAATGAACTCAAAAGAAACCAAAGCAGGTCTGTTTTATATGCTTAGTATCCTTAAACTTCTTTCTAAAACACCTGCAACGTATTCCCTTGAAAATAACCATGTAAATAAATAAAAATATGGCAACCAAAATGTTAGGCGGAAAAAATATCGAGGTAACCGAAGAAGGGTATTTAATCAATCCAGATGATTGGTCAAAAGAAGTAGCTATTGATATTGCTAAGGAAGAAGGTCTTGAACTTACAGAAACACATTTTAAGATTTTAGATTACTTGCGATCAAAATTTAAAGCAGGAGAAACACTGACTATTCGTGCTATCAACAAAAGTGGAATAGTTGACGTAAAAACTTTTTATCAGCTTTTTCCAGGTGCACCCTTAAGACTTTCCATGAAAATCGCAGGACTTCCTAAACCAACCAGTT is part of the Bacteroidales bacterium genome and harbors:
- a CDS encoding Crp/Fnr family transcriptional regulator, with translation MEKFQPQEIHLNNDKCKCDECILRSIVISNLPPEVNDRMCRLKQEKVFQKGEIIISENDPIEYFFYLKKGLIKLSKLLDNQKNYILILARPHDYISLLSIFHRNTYNYSMTAIEECEVCIFPMEEIQQLLITYPDFTLAFLRKVNKTSDVLIERFLTFNSRNLRGRIALILLEFSEKIYQSRAFEVPISRREIAELIGMTTENVIRILSEFKNENIIKISGKEIEIVDPDKLRLIAEHG
- a CDS encoding NAD(P)/FAD-dependent oxidoreductase, with product MKRILILGAGTGGTMMANKLRRALDKNEWDITIVDKNKSHYYQPGFLFIPFGIYKKEDVVKPKADFIPPGVNLIFEETELIKPEQNQVILKDGTVLRYDFLIIATGTQIRPDQTQGLIGPLWHREIFDFYTIEGALGLHKFLSSWQGGNLVMAIADVPFKCPVAPLEFVFLADEYFTKKGIRNRVNITLVTPMPGAFTKPRAQRMLSGLMEEKNIHIVPDFYIETIDHDKKVIQSYSNQEIPFDALAIVPVNMGDEVIARSGMGDDLNYVPTNKYTLQSIKYSNVFVLGDAADLPTSKAGSVVHFSGEILYENILSAIEDRPLMAKFDGHANCYIETGFGKGSLIDFNYETEPLPGTFPLPGIGPFGLLKNTRFNHYGKILFRWMYWHIIIKGHEMPIEPLMTMAGKCKTC
- a CDS encoding DUF1641 domain-containing protein, which translates into the protein MEKIIINSDINTLNEKLDKILDYLQEQKQRRQFWEDLFEDGYRVGNEIFKASVEELDKHNLEIDPEEVKLLFLRFLKNIQTFNEMLETLRSLNDLRKDLGTVINEVIKDLTYKLAELEEKGVFARLQNILSYFQEPQMLEAIERFTFALSRAKFPEENTKLSLFKLIREMNSKETKAGLFYMLSILKLLSKTPATYSLENNHVNK
- a CDS encoding TusE/DsrC/DsvC family sulfur relay protein, coding for MATKMLGGKNIEVTEEGYLINPDDWSKEVAIDIAKEEGLELTETHFKILDYLRSKFKAGETLTIRAINKSGIVDVKTFYQLFPGAPLRLSMKIAGLPKPTSCV
- a CDS encoding uroporphyrinogen-III synthase: MKVKKILITQPPPAESEKNPYVDIASKYNVEVVFKKFFRVVPLNSLEFRQKNKCNLADFNALVFTSKNVIDYYFQLLRDLRLEIRDDTKYFCSSEKIAVYLQKYIPFRKRKIFWGNSSLNDLIPIFKKEENQQLLYLIPTSDSSYDFSTTLFKNHNLNYRKIIIYQNQYEDLTSFPIKDFQIMCLFSPHGVNSLFHSFPDYKQDDQIILVHGSATAEEARNKNLVVAEIIPNERFSSMILALENYLTTLNKKRKDK
- a CDS encoding DUF4271 domain-containing protein, with the protein product MFSFYNWNIDFIRVDSCTNNSLFQSVSFISHSSANAFSEQMIFLNDIIFLPAFVSILIMLYLPPGALSLSKFLKNYCSLTDLRFSLFQFFSVLNAMFVLSLFFFIFTNFELSANDFLLFSQAFLSIGAYFIIRWLFIGGIGFLMENVDMSIKYLKYDIEFLLWMGTLFATIFPLAFVGILTHYMRFILLFLIVFLILLRWYYSFKLGMQEKKYGQLMFFLYFCTVEILPLSVMYKLIGVI